A region of the Aulosira sp. FACHB-615 genome:
TAAGACTGCGGGTGTTGATGGGATTTCTGTTGAATTATTCGAGTCAATGGCTACCGAACAATTGCAGAATATTGCCTATCAACTCAATCATGAAGCTTACAAAGCCAGTCCCGCCAAGGGATTTTATGTCCCTAAGAAAAATGGTGATAAACGATTGATTGGTATCTCGACTGTGCGGGATAGAATTGTCCAGCGATTACTACTTGATGAGTTGTATTTTCCTTTAGAAGATACATTTCTAGATTGCAGCTATGCTTATCGTCCAGGACATAATATCCAACAAGCAGTACAGCATTTATATAGGTACTATCAATATCAACCGAAATGGATAATTAAGGCTGATATTGCGAATTTTTTTGACAATCTGTCTTGGGCATTGTTGTTAACTTTTTTGGAGCAGTTATCACTAGAACCAATTATCTTACAGTTACTAGAACAACAGTTGCAATCAGGAATTATCATTGTTGGACAATATCGCAATTTTGGTAAGGGAGTATTACAAGGAGGGATACTTTCTGGTGCTTTGGCTAATTTATATTTGACTGATTTTGATAAAAAATGTCTCAGTCAAGGTATTAACTTAGTACGGTATGGTGATGATTTTGTGATTGCTTGTAATAGTTGGCAAGAAGCAAACCGCATCCTCGACAAAATTACTGTTTGGTTGGGAGAGGTTTATTTAACTCTCCAACCAGAGAAGACACAGATTTTTACTCCTGATGATGAGTTTACCTTTTTAGGTTATCGCTTTGCTGGTGGTGAAGTTTATGCACCGCCACCACCAGAACCTGTACGCCCAGGTGAATGGGTAATTAATGATTCGGGTACGCCTTATTTTCGCACTAAACCAAGACCAATAAAACCAGTTTCTCGTCCGCCTAAAGCTTGCAGTATCGACAAGCCAATTAACTTTCCTAGAGCATCTTTATCTCATTACTGGCAGGATACTATGACTACTTTATATATAACCGACCAAGGCGCATATTTAAGCCTTAAAAATCAGCAGTTTCAGGTTTTTTATCAAGGTCAATTACGCATT
Encoded here:
- the cas1 gene encoding CRISPR-associated endonuclease Cas1 — encoded protein: MFTLEHLRFAWLQVRAGSKTAGVDGISVELFESMATEQLQNIAYQLNHEAYKASPAKGFYVPKKNGDKRLIGISTVRDRIVQRLLLDELYFPLEDTFLDCSYAYRPGHNIQQAVQHLYRYYQYQPKWIIKADIANFFDNLSWALLLTFLEQLSLEPIILQLLEQQLQSGIIIVGQYRNFGKGVLQGGILSGALANLYLTDFDKKCLSQGINLVRYGDDFVIACNSWQEANRILDKITVWLGEVYLTLQPEKTQIFTPDDEFTFLGYRFAGGEVYAPPPPEPVRPGEWVINDSGTPYFRTKPRPIKPVSRPPKACSIDKPINFPRASLSHYWQDTMTTLYITDQGAYLSLKNQQFQVFYQGQLRIKVPVMRVSNVVLFGCCNVSHGAVSMALRRRIPIMYLSQKGRYFGRLQVSGDAKVEYLMLQVERCQNPEFTRTIAEVIVTAKIHNSRILLMRLKRRKSSEFDDNLVKEAIKDLDILMDKLPFAESMDALRGYEGRAATVYFQALGSLFSGAFKFEKRTKRPPTDPVNSLLSLGYTLLSHNIFSFIQAVGLHSHFGNLHVPRDNHPALVSDLMEEFRAQLVDSLVAYLINSNIFTEDDFTSPDEKGGVYLQPHTLKKFLKHWEEKLQSELTHPNTGYKVSFRRCLELQVREYVACLTREVKIYRPMIWKP